In Hymenobacter volaticus, the genomic window ACGCCTTTGTTTTTTATTATAGTTCGTGCCGAAGATTATGCTACAGCAGCTTGTCCATGTAGATTGGCAACTCGCGGATGCGCTTGCCGGTGGCGTGGTACACGGCGTTGGTGATGGCGGCGGCTACACCGAGCAAGCCAACTTCACCGATACCTTTCACGCCGAGAGGATTCACTTTGTCGTCTTCCTCTTCTACGAAAACCACGTCAATGTCGTGGATGTCGGCGTTGACGGGAATGTGGTACTCGGCGTAGTTGTGGTTCATGTAGCGGCCGAAGTGGTGGTCCATGACGGTTTCTTCCATCATGGCCATGCTAATGCCCCACACCACCGAGCCAAGCACCTGGCTGCGAGCGGTTTTGGTGTTCAGAATACGGCCGGCAGCTACAGCATTCACTACCCGCGTCACGTGCACGGTACCCAAGTCCTCGTCTACCTTCACTTCCACGAACACGGCGTTGTGGGAGTGCAACGAGTACGGTAGCTGCTTGATCATATCGGGTCCAGAGTTACTGGTGGCCTCCAGCTTCTCTTCACCACTGGCTTGCAGTACGTCGCGGATAACAACCGCTTCTTCTGGCTTTTCGCGCAGGCGTATCTGGCCGTTGGCAAACTCTACGTCGTCGATGTCGGCGCCTTTGAGCGGGTGGCCTTCCATCTTCTGAGCGAGCTTGAGCAGCTTTTCTCCGATATTCTGGCAAACTTTCTGCACGGCTGTGCCCACTGAGGCCGCCGTCCAGGAACCGCCTTCCACCGGCGACTCCGGTAGATCCGTGTCCCCGAGTTGGAACGTTACGGCCTCCAGAGGCAAGCCAAGCGTTTCGGCCGCTATTTGCGTCATAATGGTATAGGTGCCGGTGCCAATGTCACCTGTGGCGCTGGCTACGGTTAGCTTACCGTCGGCGGTGAGCGTGGCTTTGGCGCTAACTTTCTGCATGGAAGCATCCCATACGCCTCCGGCCATGCCCCAACCGATTAGCATGTTGCCTTCGCGCATGGAGCGCGGCTCTGCGGTGCGTTTGTCCCATCCGAATCGGGCGGCGCCTTGGTGGTAGCACTCGCGCAGTTTCTTGCTAGAGAAAGGCCGCTTCAGGTTTTGGTCGCGCTCGGCGTAGTTGCGGATGCGGAAGTCAAGCGGGTCGAGTCCGGCGGCGTAAGCCATTTCGTCCATGGCTACTTCGAGGGCGAAGGAGCCGGTGGCGGCACCGGGGGCGCGCATGTCTTGGGGCGTAAACACGTCGAGCTTCGCTATCTGATAGCCCAACTTCACGTTGTCGCACTGATAGAGCATGCCCGACCAGTTCACCACGTTTTCGGTGTAGTCCTCGAATTTCGAAGTCTCGTGGAGGGCGTGGTGTTGCAGGGCGGCCAGCGTGCCGTCGGGGTTGGTGCCCATCTTCACGTATTGCAGCGTGTGGGGACGGTGGCCAAACGAGAACATCTGCTGGCGCGTGAGCGTCACGCGCACCGAGCGTTTCAGTTCCAGCGCGGCCAGCACCGCCAAGAACACCGTGTATTGGGGCCGCAGGCCCGAGCCGAACCCACCGCCCATGTACAGGTTAATCACCCGGGCTTCGTCTTTACTGAGCCCAAAAATTTTGGTGATGTACTGCTGCACGTTGTACACGCCCTGCGTTTTGTCGTAGGCCGTGATTTTGCCATCGGGATGATACTCCACGGTGGTACCGAACATCTCCATGGGGTTGTGATGCTGCGTGCCGTGCATGTACTCGCCCTCGATGCGGTGGGTAGCGTTTTTCAGCGCGTCGTTGGGGTTGCCGCGAGGCGACGGTGGCGGCATCCAGCCGGTTTTGCCTCGGCCCGGCTCGAACCCTTCGTCGCGCTTCAGCTCGATATTGGTTTCAAATTTCTCTTCCTCGTAGTCGATCTGCAACAGCGACGCGCCGTAGCGGGCCAGCTCGAACGTTTCGGCTATGACCACTGCCACAGGCTGCATGTTGAACATGATTTTCTCGTCGTGCAGGGGCCGGAACGGCGAGCCGCCGGGTGCTACATCGTCTTTGTAGTTGCGGTCGAACCAGGCTAACGACGGTACGTTCTCATGCGAGAAAATCTGCACCACGCCCGGCAGCGCCAACACGGGCTCGGAGTGAATTTTGGTAATGCGGCCCTTGGTGATGGTGCTGTTGACCACGTAGCCATACAGCATACCCGGCACCTTGAATTCGGCCGAATACTTGGCGGCGCCCGTCACCTTGGCCGGCCCATCGACGCGGTTGGTGGGCTTGCCGATGTAGCTGGTTCCGGTGGTGCCCGCCTCGACGGTGGGCGGAGTAGTTATAAGCTGGCTCATGGATTCGAGTTTAGATAAGCGTTGGCATCGAGGGGCTGGTCCATTTCGGTGGCCTGCTTGAGGGCTCGCACGATGGCGCGCTTGCCGAGCTCGATCTTGAAGTTGTTGTAGCCGTAGCCTTGGGCGTTGTGCATGATGGCCGTGGCGGCTTGACGGAAATTGTCTTCGGTAGCCGACTGACCGCGGAGGGTTTCCTCTACTGCCATGTCGCGCCACGGCTTGTGCGCCACGCCGCCCAAAGCAATGCGGGCCTCCTTGATGGTGTTACCTTCCAGCTCCAACCCGACCGCCACCGATACTACGGCGAAGGCGTAGCTGGTCCGGTCGCGCAGCTTGAGATAGGTGAAGTTCTTCTCGAAGCCTTTGGCCGGCATATCCAGCGCCGTAATCAGCTCGCCGGTTTCGAGTGTGTTGTCGCGCTCTGGTTGGTCGCCGGGCAGGCGATGGAAGTCATCGAAGGCAATGGTCCGCTCGCCGTGCGGGCCACTCACGCGCACGGTGGCTTCGAGGGCGGCCAGGGCCACAGCCATATCCGAGGGGTGCGTGGCAATGCACTGCGGACTGGTGCCCAAAATTGCGTGGATGCGGTTGTAGCCTTGCAAGGCCGAGCAACCGGAGCCAGGCTCCCGCTTGTTGCAGGGCGTGGAGGTGTCGTAGAAATAGTAGCAGCGGGTGCGCTGGAGCAAGTTGCCGCCGTTGGTGGCCATGTTGCGTAGTTGGGCCGTGGCACCGGCCAATATCGTCTGGCTTAGCAACGGATACCGCTTTTCCACTTCGGGGTGCCAAGCGGTATCGGCGTTGGTGGCAAGGGCGCCGAGCCGCAGGCCGCCTTCCGGGTTGTCTTCGATGGCCGTGAGCGGCAGCTTGTTGAGGCCGATGAGGTGCGTGGGCTTTTCCACGTTTTCCTTCATCAAATCCAAGAGGTTGGTGCCGCCCGCCACAAACGCCGATTTCGAGTTGGTGGACTTGTCGCGCACGGCCGTGTCCACGGCCGTCGCGCTGGTATAGGTGAAGCTGTTCATGGGGTCGAGGGGGTGAAGTTGAGAAATTGTGAGTTTGTGAAGCAGTGTTATGCGAAGCAGCCGTATGGCACCTTCACAACTTCGCCTTTCACAACTTCACCTTCTGCTTGTCTACCACTTCCTTCACCGCGGCCAAGATGCCTACGTAGGCGCCGCAGCGGCAGAGGTTGCCACTCATCAACTCCCGGATTTCGTCTTCGGTGTGGGCGCGGCCTTCATTGATAAGCCCTTGGGCCGAGCAAATCTGGCCGGGCGTGCAGTAGCCGCACTGGAAGGCATCGTGGTCGATAAAGGCTTGCTGCAACGGGTGCAGGTTGCCTTCCTGGCCCAGCCCTTCGATGGTGGTTACTTCGTTGCCGTCCTGCATTACGGCCAGTGTGAGGCAGCTGTTGATGCGCTTGCCGTTCACGAGCACCGTACAGGAACCGCACTGCCCATGGTCGCAGCCTTTTTTGGTACCGGTCAGGTCGGCGTACTCGCGGAGGGCATCGAGTAGCGAAGTCCAGGGGGCCAACTGCATTTCGCGGCGCACGCCGTTGATAATTAGGGTAACATTCCCAGTAGCCGGTGGCTCAGGCAGCGCGCCGAAGCCGGCGGACGGGATGGTCGGAGTTGGTTTCATAGTCTGCGTGCAGTGGTGGAGTGAGGTAGAAGCCGTGTAGCAGTTAGCTCTGACCTGTTCCGTATCCATACGCCCCCACTTCGCCTAGCGTTACTATTTCGCTGGTATTTGCTTTGTTCGGTTGCAAACTTCCTGTCGGCAACTCACGGGTTGTTACGCATTTCAAGCTTAAACCCGAGTTAGCAACAACAGGGTACCGATGAACTTTCAGGTTTCAGTGCCATTGCGAAGCCAGGCCGCTTGTGTTCATAGTACTCGCTTTTGGCTTTTCCTTTAGCGAAAACCACGAGCTAACTGCCATCTACTGCAAGCCTTCACCCTTGTTCAAAGCACAGGTGGTTAATGCTTTATTAATCCGTACGGCGATAAGAATAAAGCCAGTGCAGGCGAACATAACTCGACGGATGAGGTATATAGTATCAGTCATCCTGCATATTCCATATTTGCCATTGAACGGTGCGGGCGCTAGCGGAAAACCGGCTGCATATTCTAGCTGCCTGGTATTTCCTTAATGATGCATTAGGCCCAAACGAACTCCTGGACGCTTCCATCAATCAACCTAGTCATCTTCCACCTTCTTGCTATGAAAGAAAATATACTTGCGCAACTACCTCGCACGGTAGCAACATTGCTTTGGGGGGCTTGCCTGTTCGTCGGACCTAGTCTGGTGGCAAAACCTCTTTTAGAGTCCCCCACCCTACCCGTTCAGCAGACATCTGCCCGGCTAGCCGCGAGTGGTGACACTATCCGCATCAATTGCGGCGGCGGGGCCGTGCAAAGCAGTGGCAAGTTTTTCGAGGCCGATGCCTATTTCAATGGTGGCAAGTCGTTTAGCAACTCATCCATTGCCGATGTGCTGCAAACCAACGACGACGAGCTATACCGCACCGAGCACAGCGCCTCGGCCAACTTAGTGCCTTTTAGCTACAACATTCCGGTGTCGGCGGGCACGTACACGGTGCGCCTGCACTTCGCCGAAATCTACTTTGGGGCAACCGGGGGCGGACCGGGCGGAGCTGGCCGGCGCGTGTTCAATGTGAACTTAGAAGGCCGTCCCGTCCTCGTCAACTACGACATCGTAGCTGAAGCCGGCTCGATGACGGCCGTTGTCAAAGAGTATCAGAGCACCGTAACGGATAACACGCTAACCCTAGATTTTGCGGCCGTTACGGACCAGCCTAGCGTGGCAGCCATCGAAGTACTACGTACTGCCGACACTTCTTCCACGGGCTGCCAGTGGGTGGCGGCCGCTCCCTCCGCCTTGGAGCGCAAGGAGGGCCAAAGCGCCGTGGTGAATGGCCAGCTCTACACGTTTGGGGGCTACTACGGCAACCTACAGGGCACCAACCTCA contains:
- a CDS encoding xanthine dehydrogenase family protein molybdopterin-binding subunit — protein: MSQLITTPPTVEAGTTGTSYIGKPTNRVDGPAKVTGAAKYSAEFKVPGMLYGYVVNSTITKGRITKIHSEPVLALPGVVQIFSHENVPSLAWFDRNYKDDVAPGGSPFRPLHDEKIMFNMQPVAVVIAETFELARYGASLLQIDYEEEKFETNIELKRDEGFEPGRGKTGWMPPPSPRGNPNDALKNATHRIEGEYMHGTQHHNPMEMFGTTVEYHPDGKITAYDKTQGVYNVQQYITKIFGLSKDEARVINLYMGGGFGSGLRPQYTVFLAVLAALELKRSVRVTLTRQQMFSFGHRPHTLQYVKMGTNPDGTLAALQHHALHETSKFEDYTENVVNWSGMLYQCDNVKLGYQIAKLDVFTPQDMRAPGAATGSFALEVAMDEMAYAAGLDPLDFRIRNYAERDQNLKRPFSSKKLRECYHQGAARFGWDKRTAEPRSMREGNMLIGWGMAGGVWDASMQKVSAKATLTADGKLTVASATGDIGTGTYTIMTQIAAETLGLPLEAVTFQLGDTDLPESPVEGGSWTAASVGTAVQKVCQNIGEKLLKLAQKMEGHPLKGADIDDVEFANGQIRLREKPEEAVVIRDVLQASGEEKLEATSNSGPDMIKQLPYSLHSHNAVFVEVKVDEDLGTVHVTRVVNAVAAGRILNTKTARSQVLGSVVWGISMAMMEETVMDHHFGRYMNHNYAEYHIPVNADIHDIDVVFVEEEDDKVNPLGVKGIGEVGLLGVAAAITNAVYHATGKRIRELPIYMDKLL
- a CDS encoding FAD binding domain-containing protein; amino-acid sequence: MNSFTYTSATAVDTAVRDKSTNSKSAFVAGGTNLLDLMKENVEKPTHLIGLNKLPLTAIEDNPEGGLRLGALATNADTAWHPEVEKRYPLLSQTILAGATAQLRNMATNGGNLLQRTRCYYFYDTSTPCNKREPGSGCSALQGYNRIHAILGTSPQCIATHPSDMAVALAALEATVRVSGPHGERTIAFDDFHRLPGDQPERDNTLETGELITALDMPAKGFEKNFTYLKLRDRTSYAFAVVSVAVGLELEGNTIKEARIALGGVAHKPWRDMAVEETLRGQSATEDNFRQAATAIMHNAQGYGYNNFKIELGKRAIVRALKQATEMDQPLDANAYLNSNP
- a CDS encoding (2Fe-2S)-binding protein; protein product: MKPTPTIPSAGFGALPEPPATGNVTLIINGVRREMQLAPWTSLLDALREYADLTGTKKGCDHGQCGSCTVLVNGKRINSCLTLAVMQDGNEVTTIEGLGQEGNLHPLQQAFIDHDAFQCGYCTPGQICSAQGLINEGRAHTEDEIRELMSGNLCRCGAYVGILAAVKEVVDKQKVKL